Proteins encoded together in one Shewanella acanthi window:
- a CDS encoding xanthine dehydrogenase family protein molybdopterin-binding subunit, which yields MKNLDAKNEFLQLNQDTPVNVSRRHFLLSSVGLAAGAFVLSVGIPLRQTRAAQAGGMAAGTRVPAFLRITADNKIYFQSPFVEGGQGVFTAMAQIIGEELDAEPIKFIVENAPTGPDYQVVKGFGRITGGSMSVQTSYSTMRKLGALARQMLLQAGAKALNVDVSELTTTPGKVVHLKSNRSLDYGQLAEQAMGLPVPDPESIKLRDPKDFRWIGAPVERLDVYMKSTGKAEYCIDIKVDDMLHAAVKHAPRLGMTVSSITNLEQVNAMRGVHSVHILEGAVAVVAPHWWDAKRAADAAQVDWIEPKGEAQGSMRFMPADFSTQSFNDMLAARKERGLDAEVKGNASKVLSDAKDDTVIEATYRTQHLRHAQLEPPSALARFNTDGSLDVWCPNQAPDMFLADIAKRTGLAEDKIHLHSPILGGFFGRHFLYHAASPYPQAIILAKKVGKPIKLIWSREEEFLRDTVRPMAAVRLKAAISNNKPLALDIVSSTEGPTDAIWGRNPEKVDPTAVEGLAGKAYDIPHVRVGYDFVKSPMMQGYWRSVGNSMNDFVYECFFDEMADKAGVDPMQMRQQLLQENKRLSHLLNVVVESSGGWKRGPFTAEDGSVRARGIAMAAPFGSHAAAIAEVSIEKGKVRVHHIWEAIDPGSIVNPAIIKAQIQSAAAMGVSQVLFEEVIYEKGLPLARNYNKYPMIRPTHMPEVHVSIIESGEKMGGIGEPGLPAVSPAIVNAVSHLLGRRIRRIPLSGVMLEDKTKSPSNMT from the coding sequence AAATGAGTTTTTACAGCTAAATCAAGATACCCCAGTGAATGTGTCTCGAAGACACTTTTTATTGTCTTCCGTTGGGTTAGCGGCAGGTGCTTTTGTGTTAAGTGTAGGCATTCCACTACGTCAAACCCGAGCCGCTCAGGCTGGCGGGATGGCGGCAGGCACAAGGGTTCCGGCATTCCTTAGGATCACTGCTGATAATAAAATCTATTTTCAGAGTCCTTTTGTTGAGGGCGGTCAGGGTGTCTTTACCGCCATGGCACAAATTATTGGTGAAGAGCTTGATGCTGAACCCATCAAATTTATCGTCGAAAATGCACCAACTGGCCCCGATTATCAGGTCGTGAAGGGCTTTGGTCGTATTACCGGTGGTAGCATGTCCGTGCAGACAAGCTATAGCACCATGAGGAAGTTGGGCGCGTTAGCAAGGCAAATGCTGCTTCAGGCTGGCGCAAAAGCATTAAATGTCGATGTGTCGGAGCTCACTACAACGCCAGGAAAAGTTGTTCACCTTAAATCAAATCGTTCATTAGATTATGGCCAGCTAGCTGAACAAGCCATGGGTTTACCAGTGCCCGATCCCGAGTCCATTAAATTACGCGATCCTAAAGATTTCCGCTGGATTGGCGCCCCTGTGGAACGGTTAGATGTCTATATGAAATCTACGGGTAAAGCTGAATATTGCATCGATATCAAAGTCGATGACATGCTTCATGCCGCCGTTAAGCATGCGCCACGCTTAGGAATGACCGTTAGTAGCATTACCAATCTTGAGCAAGTTAACGCGATGCGTGGTGTACATTCGGTTCATATTTTGGAAGGCGCAGTTGCCGTGGTTGCACCCCATTGGTGGGACGCAAAACGTGCAGCCGACGCGGCTCAAGTCGATTGGATTGAACCCAAGGGTGAAGCGCAAGGTTCAATGCGATTTATGCCTGCAGACTTTTCAACTCAGAGCTTCAATGACATGTTAGCCGCTCGAAAAGAGAGAGGGCTCGATGCAGAAGTAAAAGGCAATGCATCTAAAGTGTTATCCGATGCGAAAGATGACACTGTCATAGAGGCGACATACCGAACTCAACACTTACGTCACGCACAACTAGAGCCGCCTTCGGCATTGGCAAGATTTAATACGGATGGAAGCTTGGATGTGTGGTGTCCTAATCAGGCGCCCGATATGTTTTTAGCCGATATTGCAAAAAGAACCGGATTGGCTGAAGACAAAATACATCTCCATTCCCCCATTTTAGGTGGCTTCTTTGGACGCCATTTCTTGTATCACGCAGCCAGTCCTTATCCACAAGCGATTATTCTTGCCAAGAAAGTCGGTAAGCCCATTAAATTAATTTGGAGCCGTGAAGAAGAATTCCTAAGAGACACAGTACGTCCCATGGCTGCGGTTCGTTTGAAGGCTGCCATTAGCAATAATAAGCCTTTGGCACTCGACATTGTTTCGTCGACCGAAGGTCCAACGGATGCCATTTGGGGACGTAATCCTGAAAAGGTAGACCCAACTGCTGTCGAAGGCTTGGCGGGCAAAGCCTATGACATTCCCCATGTGAGAGTGGGTTATGACTTTGTCAAAAGTCCAATGATGCAGGGTTACTGGCGCTCGGTCGGAAACTCGATGAATGATTTCGTGTATGAATGCTTCTTTGACGAAATGGCGGATAAAGCAGGGGTTGATCCCATGCAGATGCGCCAGCAACTACTTCAAGAGAACAAAAGGTTGTCTCATTTACTCAATGTGGTGGTTGAGTCATCCGGCGGTTGGAAACGAGGACCATTTACGGCCGAAGATGGTTCAGTAAGAGCCCGTGGTATTGCAATGGCAGCGCCATTTGGCTCCCATGCAGCAGCCATTGCAGAAGTGTCGATTGAGAAGGGTAAGGTTCGCGTTCACCACATTTGGGAGGCCATTGACCCCGGCAGTATTGTTAATCCCGCCATTATTAAAGCTCAAATTCAATCAGCCGCGGCGATGGGCGTTTCACAGGTACTTTTTGAAGAAGTGATCTATGAAAAAGGCCTACCTTTGGCACGTAATTACAACAAGTACCCTATGATCCGTCCAACGCACATGCCAGAAGTCCATGTTAGCATCATCGAAAGCGGTGAAAAAATGGGGGGAATAGGGGAGCCTGGATTGCCGGCGGTTTCACCAGCCATTGTCAATGCCGTGTCACATTTGCTTGGACGTAGGATCCGACGTATACCTTTATCCGGAGTGATGCTGGAAGATAAAACGAAGTCGCCGTCAAATATGACTTAG